One genomic window of Coregonus clupeaformis isolate EN_2021a chromosome 12, ASM2061545v1, whole genome shotgun sequence includes the following:
- the LOC121578078 gene encoding msx2-interacting protein-like isoform X2, giving the protein MMVRETRHLWVGNLPEHVREEKIVEHFKRYGRVESVKVLRKRGSEGGVAAFVDFVDIKSAQKAHNAVNKMGDRDLRTDYNEPGSVPSAVRSLDDNPPSSSHGRDVSGFSRGAVGPVFGPPVSLHTREGRYERIRDCSSESRERAYDHSPYGHHERAGTFDRQRHYNADYYRDRTMFAAGVSPGPGSSSAMGGSFETPDAHFESRIRGDPFTLSSAARRDPYRDDRGRRVDRTYHHRRSRSSHSSQSRHTSPQRTTGQTPKAPHSPKRAPLSPGRGPCSRSRSRSSSSDSVSSTSSTGSGSSDSNSSSSDGSRARSVQSSATHAPPSQPCSMVMEGDEPRRSFGIRVQNLPVRSTDTSLKDGLFHEFKKHGKVTSVQIHGASEDRYGLVFFRQQEDQEKALNVSKGKLFFGMMIEVSVWNGPVFPSETESENEFRPLDGRIDEFHPKATRTLFIGNLEKTTSYQQLLDIFQRFGEIVDIDIKKVNGIPQYAFVQYSDIASVCKAIKKMDGEYLGSNRLKLGFGKSMPTTCVWLDGLASNITEQYLTRHFCRYGHVVKVVFDRLKGMSLILYNNTDFAQAAVRETKGWKIGGNKIKVDFASQESQMAFYRSMQASGQDIRDFYEIPTERREERPRPPYHEFSAERAYFENVHTPGTIYPEDPHRDYPARSRDRYSELEHYQGEHFDPRYHEDPREFRDYRDPFEQDIRKYTYIQRERERERERFEADRGRWSPSHPRRPITPSASPSPSERAPRDPERRVYSQSSERSGSCSSLSPPRFDKADKAPPLEHGASSKIDRLEKDAHPVEPERERGAGAEKSKRGRRKEKGDKEKGEKSKSRKGKVQSPSIPPSETELEPSLDGGSGRGKVSDQDSLERQIYKGDNDPPPSDPTASTSRHEPVKSERLESGKGEIADKDVKTRSKKHQKSDTGNDGKDPSLDSDRLAARKRRFGDASGRTIRQKRRRLEDGSQPPDFGASTAFSKEKDGDDKAQQKDSQRRDSRSKMERLVFLGSQDPVIRGQEELPEGSMDPIDSKHHSMSRRFSNDGSMDHDNTRDQDPLSPFKYGAQDNDKGVKEEPLDIDLSQSYRKQMEQRRLHQQLQEPDKQEKPGSPQGLEREDLEHRSLVHEVGKPPQDVTDNFPSHKLKKLEQFDADISAKRGDRVYRSFRQKSEDPEWNNTASPGLQHFSHHAEDPEWNNTASPGLQHFSHHAEEDFAESSHLREVKTEDKSHPDLELAVKRTHTMQMSKPNTPLQISEEEREKRWESRVKQDFLPDLNFSRVIGKNPHHRKRLEYGILHDLEPGEVRSDSEEDREDKPHSPMPSTSGPLSDRQRVDRFSDPKLATLERMKFYSFALDQTITPDTKALLERAKSLSSSREDNWSFLDYDSHFAGLRSRKDTEKVESAPRPTPSWYMKKKKIRSSGSEDKLDDRKEEPKPKPEEHERRELFASRFLHSSIFEQDSRRLQHLERKHEDHEQSPGQQTGQQGPADGQPDTEPVVLFHSRFLEFTRLQQQKDQPLPDVKKADSIDENRVEKSPEAEQQPLQLPKTSEPVMDPEIKPISLAEDIISQPPLMPKEMSRPKQMSPLLLPPKQMSPPLPPKEMSPPKQMFPPLPPKEMSPPKQTSPLLPPKEMSPPVETHVMFTPSLEPEAPEPAAIEPLTKEENIENEPLPPLPQMSPPASVNLVAPEPIRSVRKVKRFPSEEKSKDVAQDIKTPTPEQSSNSDCHIHKTLLSRSEPELAPPELPPELKSSTPPNPVDEMEVSKEDTKTNDTDTHTEVEKKLDLDQTQVLVDNETSDESISPHQKSKNKKSKSPTQIPLTPLVSATSSEKPLTRKSERTKRASSPRAESLKGSLDSKSTGKSPIHGADPEHGTEQSISVGRARRRNVKSVYATPVEEDATKGAGKDVTESPRSARKRGGDKDKEAASQQPLEQDSLAPITSRRGRPPKNRQKGEDMLTAKGDRSKMETKDTDSNESESSERISKVSKGRHSPHGHKVLASQLPMPTVTGSSRKGEKTEPTEDVAQPIDFTEEDNLAIQDSTVSCKEDFVVPVVTKKEENVMQQLGTEKSRDKDRQKIDPIEEKASGTKFEKETEPPVTEEQPVLEKVEKSGRGKAPRLTRTPKSPVLKNLKIRLNVTEVKDLLQMGDEEPGNQDDSFKKTKPGEPTNDPLLESSPGKDVSSSNEDKDEVTPETKPPIDPKTLLQQEQELEQAVENIAKLTDPTLPAEPPTPPAQPPAELKVETEEDKPANPASEYELAAAIDSIIGEDIAVPLPQEPVISAVVDSDLEIPTFIQPTKGAELVTNMSPIQGESFFPTTPRKGAKGRAKTQKRSKSQKSNKKDAVKASSSEPENISVITSDSTPSNEQPVPESILSSTAAGVITATSWKPETEHLAPKATDMPKESKLPPAPAEQPPPKHLKPVCPPTKSPTLPKPHTQPPPPECISPSLSPTPTRPNIRNTQPSRIPVSPPDWLNQSKDAVIPSSPRASAAPVENPGLPPDTEPMETDHNISDLRRILMKHKNVSLPVPCSSSVPTNLGTSSLRDPPHPPDSNTPMVAVPSKAPLNDNRLPSHPAQPVVRPPASLPSPESKSVISVIASAATSVISRVCNPPDMDKVNMSVDRNPCVDMPLPKQAYRPPSMEDRDSGSYHGPSVGEEGGSAGRYLVESSGLGTGSIPGLRVNTSEGVVVLSHSGQIKEGPQRISAKISQIPPATAVDMESQQLVSMPQIKPEMYTHSQSNTPKCPQIQTDHGHPKTQQPVSSIKQENTGMEKLESPYPSGPQGGVVKRLQQTVGSPQVMGYHHPEFTMLLKQPKKVDGADAMTADGGKPSWTSAISPAMSPHLPSPAGNHVGFVSGSATDRTPSHLSGVKQEPRSPRKSGHPHSPFTKVSSPIGGSSPKGLPGMLPSGLPAMQQYVTSVHHPEQSVIMQPHSAHVGIGRMSPHRVSQVIPMGHLVQGEVRVNTPPLSVMSFGMHGDPLASPWSGPLQQRPTSPQAVGRDMVLKVNPGNVRGHEGEQEDARRFHQATGRPSATQLKPETMQADPRGALRSGLQLDPYMSPRDMRVLMHHPQGERSAPEPHQGHIQETVPPSSTSTNITSSLSPRAHLLAKGVSEKEVTKPQEVKSPHSPLKDGMMGIRPSMAAMASPQRVQLLPSGTGASFSEYPGMYSNTRAIHSQITETSPFAINQAPLNITSTLGADPSQSQADGKVKQVGHQPVNMVQLLTKYPIVWQGLLALKNDQAAVQLHFVCGNKALALRSLPLPEGGALLRIVQRMRLEASQLDGVARRMTGESEFCLLLALPCGRDQEDVLNQTQALRTAFINYLQAKLAAGIINVPNPGSNQPAYVLQIFPPCEFSESHLSRLAPDLLNRISNISPHLMIVITSV; this is encoded by the exons ATGATGGTTCGGGAAACCAGGCACCTTTGGGTGGGAAATTTACCCGAACATGTTCGAGAGGAGAAAATTGTCGAACATTTTAAACG CTATGGACGTGTCGAGAGCGTCAAGGTCCTGCGGAAGCGCGGGTCGGAGGGCGGCGTGGCAGCCTTTGTGGATTTTGTGGATATCAAAAGTGCACAGAAGGCTCACAATGCTGTCAACAAAATGGGGGACAGAGACCTGCGCACTGACTACAACGAACCTGGGTCTGTCCCTAGTGCTGTTCGGAGCCTTGATGACAACCCCCCTTCGAGCAGTCACGGGCGGGATGTTTCAGGATTCTCTAGGGGGGCAGTGGGTCCAGTGTTTGGCCCCCCAGTGTCCCTCCACACCAGAGAGGGGCGGTATGAACGGATAAGAGACTG CAGCTCCGAGAGCCGGGAGCGTGCATATGATCACAGCCCCTATGGACACCATGAGCGCGCTGGCACTTTTGATAGACAGCGCCACTACAACGCAGACTATTACCGTGATCGCACCATGTTTGCAGCTGGAGTTAGCCCTGGCCCTGGAAGTAGCAGTGCCATGGGTGGGAGCTTTGAAACCCCGGACGCTCATTTTGAGTCCAGGATCCGAGGAGATCCCTTCACCTTGTCTAGTGCTGCACGCCGCGACCCCTATCGAGATGACAGGGGACGTCGTGTTGACAGAACTTACCATCACCGCCGCAGTCGGTCATCTCATTCCTCACAGTCTCGACACACCTCCCCACAAAGGACCACGGGGCAAACACCCAAAGCCCCCCATTCCCCCAAAAGAGCCCCCCTCTCCCCAGGACGAGGTCCATGCTCTAGGTCCCGCAGTAGGTCCTCTAGCTCTGATTCTGTCAGTAGCACCAGCAGCACCGGCAGTGGCAG CAGCGATTCAAACAGCAGCTCAAGTGATGGGTCTCGTGCACGCTCTGTTCAGTCCTCTGCTACACATGCACCTCCCTCTCAGCCCTGCTCCATGGTGATGGAAGGTGATGAGCCACGCAGAAGCTTTGGCATCAGGGTGCAGAACCTACCAGTGCGCTCCACAG ACACAAGTTTGAAAGATGGACTGTTCCATGAGTTCAAGAAACATGGGAAAGTGACATCCGTGCAGATCCACGGGGCTTCAGAGGACCGATATGGTCTGGTGTTCTTCAGACAGCAGGAAGACCAAGAGAAAGCCCTCAACGTCTCCAAAGGAAAGCTTTTTTTCGGCATGATGATCGAGGTTTCTGTCTGGAACGGCCCTG TCTTTCCCTCAGAAACCGAGAGCGAGAATGAATTCAGGCCATTGGATGGACGGATTGATGAATTCCACCCCAAGGCCACAAGGACCCTGTTTATCGGCAACTTGGAGAAGACCACCAGTTACCAACAGCTCCTTGATATCTTCCAGCGCTTTGGCGAGATTGTG GACATTGACATTAAAAAGGTCAATGGTATTCCTCAATACGCCTTTGTGCAGTATTCTGATATTGCCAGTGTCTGCAAAGCTATAAAGAAGATGGATGGAGAGTATTTAGGGAGCAACCGGCTCAAG CTGGGTTTTGGGAAGAGTATGCCCACAACATGTGTTTGGCTGGACGGTTTGGCTTCCAACATTACAGAGCAATATCTCACACGCCACTTCTGCCGCTATGGACATGTAGTCAAG GTGGTGTTTGACAGGTTAAAGGGGATGTCTCTCATCTTGTATAACAACACAGATTTTGCACAGGCAGCTGTCAGGGAGACCAAAGGCTGGAAGATTGGAGGCAACAAAATAAAG GTGGATTTTGCCAGCCAAGAGAGTCAGATGGCTTTTTATCGCTCTATGCAGGCCTCTGGGCAAGACATTAGAGACTTCTACGAAATTCCAACTGAAAGAAG GGAGGAACGACCAAGACCTCCATACCACGAGTTCTCAGCAGAAAGAGCCTACTTTGAGAATGTACACACCCCTGGCACCATTTACCCTGAAGACCCTCACAGAGACTACCCCGCCCGCAGCCGTGATCGGTATTCGGAGTTGGAGCATTACCAGGGAGAACACTTTGACCCACGCTATCATGAGGACCCTCGGGAGTTCAGGGATTATCGAGATCCTTTTGAGCAGGACATTCGGAAATACACATACATCCAgagggagcgagaaagagagcggGAGCGCTTTGAGGCAGACCGTGGCAGGTGGAGCCCCTCTCATCCACGGCGCCCGATCACCCCTTCTGCCTCCCCTTCACCATCTGAGCGTGCTCCCAGAGACCCAGAGCGACGGGTCTACAGCCAGTCCTCTGAGCGAAGTGGTAGTTGCAGCTCACTCTCACCACCACGCTTTGACAAGGCTGACAAGGCTCCTCCATTGGAACACGGAGCCAGCTCTAAGATTGATAGGTTGGAAAAAGACGCCCACCCGGTTGAACCTGAGCGTGAGCGTGGAGCTGGGGCTGAGAAGAGCAAGCGGGGGAGACGAAAGGAGAAAGGTGACAAAGAAAAAGGAGAGAAGAGTAAATCAAGGAAAGGAAAGGTGCAATCTCCCAGTATCCCACCGTCTGAGACAGAGCTAGAACCCAGCCTGGATGGAGGCTCTGGAAGGGGAAAGGTGTCGGACCAAGACAGCCTTGAGAGACAGATATATAAAGGTGACAATGACCCTCCTCCTTCAGATCCGACAGCGTCAACCTCTCGCCATGAGCCTGTAAAAAGTGAGAGGCTTGAGTCGGGGAAAGGTGAGATCGCAGACAAGGATGTTAAAACACGATCCAAGAAACACCAAAAGTCTGACACTGGAAATGATGGGAAAGATCCATCACTGGATTCTGATCGGCTGGCTGCGAGAAAGAGGCGCTTTGGAGATGCCAGTGGAAGGACTATTCGGCAGAAGAGGAGAAGGCTGGAGGATGGGAGTCAACCCCCAGACTTCGGAGCTAGCACTGCCTTTTCAAAAGAGAAGGATGGCGACGACAAGGCTCAACAAAAAGACTCCCAGCGGCGGGATTCAAGATCCAAAATGGAGAGGCTGGTGTTTCTTGGCAGTCAGGATCCTGTAATTAGAGGACAGGAAGAGCTGCCTGAGGGGAGCATGGACCCTATAGACTCAAAACACCACAGTATGTCTAGAAGGTTCTCCAACGATGGGAGCATGGATCATGATAATACAAGAGATCAAGATCCACTGAGCCCTTTCAAATATGGTGCACAGGACAATGACAAGGGTGTCAAGGAAGAGCCTCTGGATATTGACCTCTCCCAGAGTTACCGCAAACAGATGGAGCAAAGGAGGCTTCACCAACAGCTGCAAGAGCCAGACAAACAAGAAAAACCAGGAAGTCCACAAGGCTTAGAAAGGGAGGATCTTGAACACCGCAGTCTGGTACATGAAGTGGGCAAGCCACCTCAAGACGTCACAGATAATTTCCCATCTCATAAACTCAAGAAACTAGAGCAATTTGACGCAGATATTAGTGCCAAAAGGGGGGACCGCGTCTACAGGAGCTTCCGGCAAAAGAGTGAAGATCCTGAGTGGAACAACACTGCATCTCCAGGCTTGCAACACTTCTCTCATCATGCTGAAGATCCTGAGTGGAACAACACTGCATCTCCAGGCTTGCAACACTTCTCTCATCATGCTGAAGAGGACTTTGCGGAATCTTCACACCTCAGGGAGGTTAAAACTGAGGATAAAAGCCACCCAGATCTGGAGCTGGCAGTCAAAAGGACACATACAATGCAAATGTCGAAGCCTAACACTCCTTTACAAATTAGTGAAGAAGAGCGGGAAAAACGTTGGGAGAGCAGAGTCAAGCAAGATTTTTTACCCGACTTAAACTTCTCAAGAGTCATTGGAAAAAATCCACACCATCGCAAGCGTTTGGAGTACGGCATTTTGCATGATTTGGAGCCTGGGGAAGTACGATCCGATTCTGAAGAGGATAGAGAGGACAAACCACACTCTCCTATGCCCTCCACTTCTGGACCTTTGTCTGACAGGCAGAGAGTGGACAGATTTTCAGACCCTAAGCTTGCCACCTTGGAGAGGATGAAGTTCTACTCCTTTGCACTTGACCAGACTATCACACCAGATACCAAGGCCCTGCTAGAGCGAGCAaagtctctgtcctcctctaggGAGGACAACTGGTCTTTCTTGGACTATGATTCACACTTTGCTGGTTTACGCAGTAGGAAAGATACTGAGAAGGTTGAGTCAGCACCACGACCTACACCCTCTTGGTACATGAAGAAAAAGAAAATTCGCAGTAGTGGGTCTGAAGACAAACTAGATGACAGGAAGGAAGAGCCCAAGCCCAAGCCAGAGGAACATGAACGCAGGGAACTGTTTGCCTCACGTTTCCTTCACAGCTCGATCTTTGAGCAGGACTCGAGACGTCTTCAGCACCTTGAGCGAAAGCATGAGGACCATGAGCAGAGTCCGGGTCAACAAACTGGTCAGCAAGGCCCGGCAGATGGGCAGCCTGACACAGAACCAGTTGTCCTCTTCCATAGCCGCTTTTTGGAGTTCACACGGCTGCAACAGCAGAAAGACCAACCGCTACCAGATGTAAAAAAGGCAGATTCCATAGATGAGAATAGGGTGGAGAAGTCACCTGAGGCAGAACAGCAACCTCTGCAGTTACCTAAAACCTCAGAACCTGTGATGGATCCAGAAATTAAACCTATTAGCCTTGCTGAGGACATTATTTCCCAGCCCCCACTTATGCCCAAGGAGATGTCTCGACCCAAGcaaatgtctccactcctccttcCACCCAAGCAGATGTCTCCACCCCTTCCACCCAAGGAGATGTCTCCACCCAAGCAGATGTTTCCACCCCTTCCACCCAAGGAGATGTCTCCACCCAAGCAGACGTCTCCACTCCTTCCGCCCAAGGAGATGTCTCCACCAGTGGAAACACATGTCATGTTTACTCCATCCCTAGAGCCAGAGGCTCCAGAGCCAGCTGCCATAGAACCTTTGACAAAAGaagaaaacatagaaaatgaaccgCTCCCTCCCCTCCCGCAAATGTCTCCCCCTGCTTCTGTTAATTTAGTAGCCCCCGAGCCCATCCGTTCTGTGAGAAAAGTTAAAAGATTCCCTAGTGAAGAGAAATCTAAAGATGTAGCTCAGGATATTAAAACGCCGACCCCTGAGCAGTCTTCCAACAGTGATTGCCATATTCATAAAACGTTATTGAGTCGTTCTGAGCCTGAGTTGGCACCTCCTGAATTACCACCTGAATTGAAAAGTTCCACACCACCTAACCCTGTTGATGAGATGGAGGTGTCAAAAGAGGATACCAAGACTAATGATACAGACACTCATACAGAGGTGGAAAAGAAACTTGATCTCGATCAGACGCAGGTGCTTGTTGATAATGAAACCAGTGATGAGTCAATTTCACCACATCAGAAGTCCAAGAACAAAAAGAGTAAGTCTCCTACTCAAATCCCACTGACTCCTTTGGTTTCAGCAACTAGTTCAGAGAAACCACTTACACGCAAGAGTGAACGCACAAAACGTGCGTCATCCCCTAGAGCAGAGTCTTTGAAGGGAAGCTTGGATTCCAAATCCACAGGCAAGTCTCCCATACATGGTGCAGACCCCGAGCATGGCACAGAGCAAAGTATATCTGTTGGAAGAGCAAGGCGTAGAAATGTGAAATCTGTATATGCCACCCCAGTTGAGGAAGATGCCACTAAGGGGGCTGGAAAGGATGTAACTGAGTCACCACGTTCTGCACGGAAGCGAGGTGGAGACAAAGACAAGGAAGCAGCCTCTCAGCAACCATTAGAACAGGATTCCCTTGCACCTATCACCTCAAGGCGGGGACGTCCTCCTAAGAATCGGCAAAAAGGAGAGGACATGTTAACTGCTAAAGGGGATAGATCAAAAATGGAGACCAAGGATACGGACTCCAATGAATCAGAGAGTAGTGAAAGAATCTCAAAAGTGTCAAAAGGCAGACATTCTCCTCATGGTCATAAAGTGTTGGCAAGTCAGTTACCCATGCCCACTGTGACAGGATCCAGTAGGAAGGGGGAGAAAACTGAGCCGACTGAAGATGTTGCTCAACCAATAGATTTTACAGAGGAGGACAATTTGGCCATTCAAGATTCCACTGTCTCATGTAAAGAAGATTTTGTGGTGCCAGTTGTGACAAAAAAAGAGGAGAATGTCATGCAACAACTAGGAACAGAGAAATCAAGAGATAAAGACAGGCAGAAAATTGACCCTATTGAGGAGAAAGCCAGTGGAACTAAatttgagaaagagacagaaccTCCAGTCACGGAAGAACAGCCTGTTTTGGAGAAAGTGGAGAAGAGTGGGAGAGGAAAAGCTCCACGCTTGACACGGACTCCAAAGTCTCCTGTCCTCAAGAACCTCAAGATCAGACTAAATGTCACTGAGGTGAAAGATTTACTTCAAATGGGGGATGAGGAACCTGGAAATCAGGATGATTCTTTTAAAAAGACGAAACCAGGGGAACCTACTAATGACCCATTATTAGAGTCTAGTCCAGGAAAAGATGTGAGTTCTAGCAACGAGGATAAAGATGAGGTGACACCAGAGACTAAGCCTCCAATAGATCCTAAAACTTTGCTACAACAGGAACAGGAGCTGGAGCAAGCTGTGGAGAACATTGCTAAACTGACAGACCCAACCCTCCCAGCAGAGCCACCCACTCCACCTGCCCAACCACCTGCAGAATTAAAAGTAGAGACTGAGGAAGACAAACCAGCCAATCCTGCTAGTGAGTATGAACTTGCTGCTGCGATTGATTCAATTATTGGTGAGGATATAGCTGTCCCTCTGCCTCAAGAGCCAGTAATTAGTGCTGTTGTGGATTCAGACCTAGAGATTCCAACCTTCATCCAGCCAACCAAGGGAGCTGAACTTGTGACTAACATGTCTCCTATTCAGGGGGAGTCCTTTTTCCCAACCACACCCAGGAAAGGTGCTAAGGGCAGAGCTAAAACACAGAAGCGGTCTAAGAGCCAAAAATCAAACAAAAAGGATGCTGTAAAAGCAAGTTCATCGGAACCGGAGAACATCTCTGTTATCACATCAGACAGCACACCCTCCAATGAACAGCCTGTTCCAGAAAGTATTCTCTCATCTACAGCTGCTGGTGTCATTACAGCCACCTCTTGGAAGCCTGAAACTGAGCATTTGGCTCCCAAGGCTACAGACATGCCTAAAGAATCAAAGTTACCTCCAGCCCCTGCAGAACAACCTCCACCTAAACATCTGAAACCTGTCTGCCCCCCAACCAAAAGTCCCACTCTCCCCAAGCCTCatacacaaccaccaccaccggaGTGCATCTCACCATCACTTTCTCCAACCCCAACCCGGCCAAACAtcagaaacacacagccaagcaGGATCCCAGTTTCCCCACCAGATTGGCTCAACCAGTCCAAGGACGCAGTTATCCCTTCCTCTCCTAGAGCCTCAGCAGCACCCGTTGAGAACCCAGGACTTCCCCCTGACACTGAGCCCATGGAGACTGATCACAACATCAGTGACTTGCGTAGGATTCTCATGAAGCACAAAAATGTTTCACTCCCAGTGCCATGCAGTAGTTCTGTTCCTACCAATCTGGGCACCTCGTCCCTTAGGGATCCTCCACACCCACCTGATAGTAATACTCCAATGGTTGCTGTACCTAGTAAGGCCCCTCTAAATGACAACAGGCTGCCATCTCATCCAGCTCAGCCTGTAGTCCGGCCCCCTGCCTCACTACCATCCCCTGAGTCAAAGTCAGTCATTTCTGTTATCGCCTCCGCTGCCACTTCTGTTATCAGTCGTGTTTGCAATCCACCTGACATGGATAAGGTTAATATGTCAGTTGACAGAAATCCGTGTGTGGACATGCCACTTCCCAAGCAGGCATACAGGCCGCCCAGCATGGAGGACAGGGACAGTGGTTCGTACCATGGACCATCCGTTGGTGAGGAGGGTGGAAGTGCTGGGAGGTACTTGGTTGAGAGCTCCGGTCTGGGTACAGGCTCAATCCCAGGTCTAAGGGTGAATACCTCAGAGGGAGTGGTGGTGCTGAGTCACTCAGGGCAGATCAAGGAGGGACCACAGAGGATAAGTGCCAAAATCAGCCAGATCCCACCAGCTACTGCAGTTGACATGGAATCTCAGCAGCTAGTGTCCATGCCCCAGATAAAACCGGAGATGTATACCCACTCCCAGTCAAACACTCCAAAGTGTCCTCAAATACAGACAGACCATGGGCATCCTAAGACGCAACAACCTGTCTCCTCCATTAAACAAGAAAACACTGGTATGGAAAAGTTAGAATCTCCCTACCCATCAGGGCCTCAAGGAGGAGTCGTGAAGAGGCTCCAGCAGACAGTTGGTAGTCCACAAGTGATGGGTTACCATCATCCAGAGTTTACAATGTTATTGAAGCAGCCAAAGAAAGTGGATGGGGCTGATGCTATGACTGCTGACGGGGGTAAGCCATCTTGGACCTCTGCCATAAGTCCTGCAATGAGCCCCCACCTGCCCTCTCCGGCTGGCAACCACGTTGGCTTTGTTTCCGGCTCGGCCACTGATAGAACTCCGTCACATCTCAGTGGGGTCAAACAGGAGCCCCGTTCTCCTCGTAAGTCAGGCCACCCACACTCTCCGTTCACTAAAGTGTCCTCTCCCATCGGCGGCTCCTCTCCAAAAGGCCTCCCTGGGATGCTGCCCTCTGGCCTTCCCGCCATGCAGCAGTATGTCACCAGTGTCCACCACCCTGAGCAGTCTGTCATCATGCAACCTCACAGTGCTCACGTTGGCATTGGCAGGATGTCACCCCATCGTGTCTCCCAAGTGATTCCCATGGGGCACCTTGTCCAAGGAGAAGTCAGGGTGAACACACCACCCCTCTCTGTGATGAGCTTCGGGATGCATGGAGACCCTCTTGCCTCTCCCTGGTCTGGTCCTCTCCAGCAACGTCCCACCTCGCCCCAGGCGGTAGGCAGAGACATGGTCCTCAAGGTTAACCCCGGGAATGTAAGGGGCCACGAGGGAGAGCAAGAGGATGCCAGACGCTTCCATCAAGCCACagggagaccatctgccacccaGCTGAAACCAGAGACTATGCAGGCGGATCCCCGCGGAGCCTTGCGCAGCGGGCTGCAGCTGGACCCGTACATGTCACCCAGGGACATGCGTGTGCTCATGCACCACCCGCAGGGAGAGCGCTCTGCCCCAGAGCCACACCAGGGACACATCCAAGAGACtgtcccaccctcttcaacatctACCAACATCACCTCGTCCCTGTCCCCCAGGGCACATCTGCTGGCTAAAGGTGTGTCCGAGAAGGAAGTCACAAAGCCACAGGAGGTCAAGAGCCCACACTCTCCTCTGAAGGATGGGATGATGGGGATTCGGCCATCTATGGCCGCCATGGCGTCCCCACAAAGGGTGCAGTTGCTGCCATCAGGGACGGGCGCTTCCTTCTCGGAGTATCCAGGAATGTACAGCAACACCCGGGCCATCCATTCCCAGATCACGGAGACCTCTCCTTTTGCGATCAACCAGGCACCTCTCAACATCACTTCTACCTTA GGTGCAGACCCCAGCCAGTCACAAGCTGATGGCAAGGTGAAACAAGTTGGACACCAACCTGTCAACATGGTGCAGCTGCTCACG AAGTACCCGATAGTGTGGCAAGGGCTGCTAGCACTGAAGAATGACCAAGCTGCTGTCCAGCTGCATTTTGTCTGTGGCAACAAAGCATTGGCTCTACGGTCGCTGCCCTTACCAGAGGGAGGAGCGCTGCTTCGGATCGTCCAGAGAATGAGACTTGAGGCGTCACAACTGGATGGTGTGGCTAGAAGAATGACA GGGGAGAGTGAGTTCTGTCTCCTGCTAGCTCTGCCATGTGGACGGGACCAGGAGGATGTCCTGAACCAGACCCAGGCCCTAAGGACCGCTTTCATAAACTACCTGCAGGCCAAGCTGGCTGCAGGCATCATCAATGTCCCCAACCCAGGCTCCAATCAG CCTGCCTATGTGTTGCAGATATTCCCACCATGCGAGTTTTCAGAGAGCCACTTATCCCGGCTAGCCCCTGACCTCCTCAACCGGATCTCCAATATCTCCCCTCACCTCATGATTGTCATCACCTCTGTGTAA